From Paenibacillus sp. PL2-23:
ACGAGCGCCTGCTCGATATCTTCTGGCGCCAGATTGATCCGACGGACGCGGGGGGCCAATTCCACGATAGAGGCTCCTCTTATCGGACGGGCATCTATTATTACACGGAGGAGCAACGTCAATTGGCGGAGGCGTCCAAGGCGGAGCTGCAGGCGAGCGGGCGCTTCGACAAGCCGATTGTAACGGAGATCGAGCCAGCTGGTCCCTTTTATCCCGCGGAGGAATATCATCAGGATTATTACAGGAAAAATCCGTTCCGGTATAAAATGTACCGCAAAGGCTCAGGACGAGACGCTTTTATCACAAGTCACTGGAAGGTGAAGAAGGATCAGGCTGAGCTGCGAAAGCGGCTGACGCCGGTCCAATATGAAGTGACGCAGAACAGCGGTACCGAACGGCCATTCACAGGGGAATATTGGGATCATCAGGAGGAAGGCATCTATGTCGATATTGTCTCCGGCGAACCGCTGTTCAGCTCGAAGGACAAGTTCGACGCCGGCTGCGGCTGGCCGAGCTTCACAAAGCCGCTGCAGAAGACGAATGTGACGGAGCATATGGATACCACGCATAACATGGTGAGAATCGAGGTGCGAAGCCAGGAGGGGGACTCTCATCTGGGCCATGTGTTCGACGACGGTCCGCAGCCTACGGGGCTTCGTTATTGCATTAATTCTGCCGCTCTGCGTTTTGTGCCGAAGGAGAAGCTGGAGGAAGAGGGCTACGGGCAATATCGCAATTTATTCGATTAAAGGGGATGAATGGGGAATGGAGACAATCGGCAGCGGAAGCAGCACAGCGGGGCAAGGGAACGGTATAAGCGTTATGGAAGCCATCAAGAGCAGACGCTCTATCGGCAAGGTGAAGCCGGACGAGGTGGAGCGCGAGATTATCGAAGCGCTTCTGGAGGCGGCGACTTGGGCGCCGAGCCACTTCAACACGCAGCCATGGCGCTTTGTTGTGATGACGGGTGAAGGACGTTCGAAGCTGGGAGAAGGCTACGCGAAGGTGCTGGAGGCCGCATCGGCTGGGGTCGAAGGCGCGGAGCTGGAGGAGAAGCTGCAGAAGGAGAGAGCCAAGGCGTTCCGGGCGCCGCTCGTCATTACGGCGATCTGCTCGCCGTCCGACGATCCGCGCGCTGAGCGCGCGGAGGAGCTGGCCGCCGCTCAGGCTGCCGTGCACAATCTGCTGCTTGCTGCGCACGCGTACGGCTTGGGGGCGATCTGGAGATCGGGCCCTCCCATGTACGATCCCGTCATGAAGCGGCATTTCGAGCTTCGGGAGGATGAGGAGATCGTCGCTTTCCTCTACATCGGCTATCCGGACATGACCCCTGGACAGCCGCGCCGCTCACCCGTAGCGGACAAGACAATCTGGCTGGACAGCTAGGAGCAAGGAGCGGCCCGCCCCCCTCTGGGGGCGGGCCGCTCCTTTTTTTTGTGTGGGTTGGGGGCAGCTGGGTCTCTTCGCTTGAAGAGGGGCAGCTAGTTGGCGCAACAGGGACATGAGGTGTCGTTATGGAGGCGCCCGAGGTCACTTGGGGCGCGATAGCGACATGAGGTGTGGTTATAGCGGCGAAAGGGCAGTTAGTTGGCGCAACAGCGACACGAGGTGTCGTTATGAAGGCGGCCGAGGTCACTTGGGGCGCGATAGCGACATGAGGTGTGGCTATAGCAGCGAAAGGGGGCTAATTATCGCAACAGCGACACGAGGTGTCGTTATGAAGGCGGCCGAGGTCACTTGGGGCGCGATAGCGACATGAGGTGTGGCTATAGCGGTGAAAGAGCAGCTAGTTGGCTCAATAGCGACATGAGGTGTCGCTATGGAGGCGCCCGAGGTTGCTTGGGGCGCGACAGCGACATGAGGTGTGGCTATAGCGGTGAAAGAGCAGCTAGTTGGCGCAACAGCGACACGAGGTGTGGCTATGGAGGCGGCCGAGGTCACTTGTGGCGCGATAGCGACATGAGGTGTGGCTATAGAGGCGAAAGAGCAGCTAGTTGGCGCAACAGCGACACGAGGTGTCGTTATGGTGGTGTCCGAGGTCACTTGGGGCGCAACAGCGACATGAGGTGTGGCTATAGAGGCGAAAGAGCAGCTAGTTGGCGCAACAGCGACACGAGGTGTCGCTATGGAGGCGCCCGAGGTTGCTTGGGGCGCGACAGCGACATGAGGTGTGGCTATAGCGGTGAAAGAGCAGCTAGTTGGCGCAACAGCGACACGAGGTGTCGCTATGGAGGCGCCCGTGGTCACTTGGGGCGCAACAGCGACATGAGGTGTGGCTATAGCGGCGAAAGAGCAGCTAGTTGGCGCAACAGCGACACGAGGTGTCGCTATGGAGGCGCCCGAGGTTGCTTGGGGCGCGACAGCGACATGAGGTGTGGCTATAGCGGTGAAAGAGCAGCTAGTTGGCGCAACAGCGACACGAGTGTCGTTATGAAGGCGGCCGAGGTCACTTGGGGTGCGATAGCGACATGAGGTGTGGTTATAGCGGCGAAAGGGCAGTTAGTTGGCGCAACAGCGACACGAGGTGTCGTTATGAAGGCGGCCGAGGTCACTTGGGGCGCGATAGCGACATGAGGTGTGGCTATAGCAGCGAAAGGGGGCTAATTATCGCAACAGCGACACGAGGTGTCGTTATGAAGGCGGCCGAGGTCACTTGGGGCGCGATAGCGACATGAGGTGTGGTTATAGCGGTGAAAGAGCAGCTAGTTGGCGCAACAGCGACACGAGGTGTCGCTATGGAGGCGCCCGAGGTTGCTTGGGGCGCGACAGCGACATGAGGTGTGGCTATAGCGGTGAAAGAGCAGCTAGTTGGCGCAACAGCGACACGAGGTGTCGTTATGGAGGCGCTCGAGGTCACTTGGGGCGCGATAGCGACATGAGGTGTGGTTATAGCGGCGAAAGAGCAGCTAGTTGGCGCAGCAGCGACACGAGGTGTAATCTCGTAATACTCTCTCGTCAATCATTCCCTATTTTGATAGAATAATAACAGGTTCATAGACGCCGATCAGGCGCAGGACACAATAGCCAATAGGCAAAGGAGAGAAATCCCCGCATGAAAAAGCTTGTCGCATTATTCACATCCCTCATCATGGCGCTCAGCTTCGCTTCGGCTGTCGGCGCAGCGCCGGCAGCACCACCTCTCGAAATCTACGTCAACGACAAGCTTATTACGTTCAAGGAAGACAAGCCGGTCAAGGAGAACGGCACGACGCTGGTTCCTGTGCGCATGCTTCTGGAGCAGCTGGATTTCGAGCTGGAATGGCATCAGGAAAGTCAGGTTGCAACCGCAACGAGCGTCAATCCGAGACATCAGCTGGTCATCTCCCTGCAGATCGGGAATGACACGGCTTATGTAAACGGCAAGCCGCAGAAGCTGCTGCTCGCCCCGAAGAAGATCAACCAGCGCACTTATGTGCCGCTCCGTTTCATTGTCGAGCAAAGCGGCTACCAAATCGATTGGAACGAGCAGCTGAACCGCATCTCCATCGACACGATTCTGGAGAGCAAGGGCTTCATGTGGAAGGCGGAGAAAAACGGCAATGTTGTATATTTGCTGGGCTCCATTCACGTAGCGAGCGAAGCGATGTATCCGCTGCGCGACGAATTAAATGAGGCATTCGATACTGCCGATTATTTGGCTGTCGAGGTCAACACCTCGGTAGAGAAGCCTGGTCTGGGGGACTATATCGAGGATCTGGCTACATATAAGGACGGCACGACGCTGCGCAATCATGTATCCGCAGAGCTGTATGAAGCGCTGGTCGAGCTCCTGGAGGAGATTGGCGCTCCCGCGAATGCGCTGGATCATCTTGAGCCTTGGTACGTATCCATGATCGTGGACAGCTT
This genomic window contains:
- the msrA gene encoding peptide-methionine (S)-S-oxide reductase MsrA, whose translation is MEQQSSRREQAMFAGGCFWCMVTPFDEMPGIISVVSGYTGGHTENPTYEEVCSDTTGHTEAVHITYDPELFSYERLLDIFWRQIDPTDAGGQFHDRGSSYRTGIYYYTEEQRQLAEASKAELQASGRFDKPIVTEIEPAGPFYPAEEYHQDYYRKNPFRYKMYRKGSGRDAFITSHWKVKKDQAELRKRLTPVQYEVTQNSGTERPFTGEYWDHQEEGIYVDIVSGEPLFSSKDKFDAGCGWPSFTKPLQKTNVTEHMDTTHNMVRIEVRSQEGDSHLGHVFDDGPQPTGLRYCINSAALRFVPKEKLEEEGYGQYRNLFD
- a CDS encoding TraB/GumN family protein; its protein translation is MKKLVALFTSLIMALSFASAVGAAPAAPPLEIYVNDKLITFKEDKPVKENGTTLVPVRMLLEQLDFELEWHQESQVATATSVNPRHQLVISLQIGNDTAYVNGKPQKLLLAPKKINQRTYVPLRFIVEQSGYQIDWNEQLNRISIDTILESKGFMWKAEKNGNVVYLLGSIHVASEAMYPLRDELNEAFDTADYLAVEVNTSVEKPGLGDYIEDLATYKDGTTLRNHVSAELYEALVELLEEIGAPANALDHLEPWYVSMIVDSLSAEDSEFEAELGIDLHFMNKAKKANIPIMELESYESQLQMFNDFSDRLQEQFLYGSLYKYYQEEDSVEDLSEMWITGDVDALTDMADEVQADEEYYNAVLRDRNLLMAQKINGFLTGSNPATFFVVVGALHMVGEHGLVTLLEEMGYTVTQV
- a CDS encoding nitroreductase, which translates into the protein METIGSGSSTAGQGNGISVMEAIKSRRSIGKVKPDEVEREIIEALLEAATWAPSHFNTQPWRFVVMTGEGRSKLGEGYAKVLEAASAGVEGAELEEKLQKERAKAFRAPLVITAICSPSDDPRAERAEELAAAQAAVHNLLLAAHAYGLGAIWRSGPPMYDPVMKRHFELREDEEIVAFLYIGYPDMTPGQPRRSPVADKTIWLDS